A part of Agrobacterium vitis genomic DNA contains:
- a CDS encoding beta-ketoacyl synthase N-terminal-like domain-containing protein produces the protein MSRIAITALSLCFPGANDLDSYWRNLLAKNDSRSTGGVKDFRIDPFYLRDSQEDVDQVRWLRGGFVDLDEVTKELAEDAGNGLDLPWKLARRVAEEALQTSRLGERVDLGRVGMVLGNYTFPTFASNNAVVPVWEREIAAGLEEGLGIAPGTLSDQPLTAPPAEHGVLSADGIYAVTRGLSLGGPSFSLDAACSSSLYAIELASSYLRSGHADAMLAGGVCLPDPWLIHVSFGDLGAFPDNGVSQPFDSTSDGIVTGQGASVVVLRRLEDALRDNDIILAVIESVGLSNDGTGQHMLVPNADGQRLAYQRAYARTGVQPEEIDYVECHATGTPLGDRTELTSLQRFFGADKQHFPLIGSVKANVGHLLTVAGMSSLAKVILAMQEGTIPATPGIGKLQKSMDAPGMEQRLVVENQSWPTPAGKRHAAISAFGFGGTNAHMIVSDDRTLLAERAKEDNGAAKTLQPPPLEIRGMAAHYGNAASLQAFEAASSGGEPVWAEPSSRRWRGAAMTADASPQAAINAYDIDFLRNRIPPAETEAFNAQQGLVLKVANEALSDAGYGRIGEKRSARPVAVLVVLELDLSAHLRRGRTLVPDWIDQALARQGLHLSEEERQGLIEACKRAVLGPLRSTEITSYIGNICASRIASQWNFTGPVFTLSAGMLGVAYAMEQAGLMIADDKAEAALIVAVDLNAGLEAYALEQVSSPAAKSQASKSLGDGAGAILLAPAGLGAGAAPYAVLDHISIRHVGNGEDSAVAVALATIADGYSLDLMDMAGQVGGNGGELAAVAAHAPGAIVSGVEHLSGHCKVAQPMAALIRAALCLSGRYLPATPSAWLNAAANQPLAEAVEQAGLGLLAESVPWTRQERSRPLVAGVGAAGPFGSYAAFRLSEAVVETLRQPEADYPPFLPVAAESREVLVGVLATVIAALEQGTPWQALQTEALANLRERPSERVLVLSGRDTAQLLTEARQAQKFLGEGQGVEFQTPAGSYFTDRPQGADGKIAFMYPGGFNSYPHLGRTLLRRYPDSLRAFEQFVDDPAATLCHDQLYPRHKPGQDATVRLMQTEAGMQQDIAAMMKTGVGFALMYTALLRDQFGVQAHGALGYSMGEVSMLFANGIWPIDQHGLRNDLPLFETSIGGPRQAVRDTFDIGPDIRDNQVWSSYVLLAPVETVRDAIAPRADVFITHVNGPKEVVIAGLPAAVTAVVKQLDGYSAYRSPVSHVLHVPLLQRVAHQISALHDHPTTAPPDNLHLYTTSTYGRMTDFSREGLSRTITDVMCSEVDFVRLVDKAYDDGYRIFIECGPSATCSRWVNSCLAGRDYLSVNLNQRGADDGRSLLAALARLVSHGVRVDLSSLVPGVKAERSKTVISLQPGGAALRATASDTIRPLETKPAVAQPFKPSTVAKSVAWGPTAAFILEGNSLVHELLDDDTQDEIQPDYQPARPSPGLASLSPKHVEADQPVMAKNMTISQDKSQRIAQAVEAFLQRQRLGHQTFLQTQSDLVQIWREHAGNGANGVRPAQRSLPQPTTIDAGSAVLEIDRHQPATVAPAPVRIPAPAPVAAAPVLPASAREKQEKGWFLDEQDLLTFASGKVADALGAQFAPIDDYPVRVRLPAPPYFFVSRVTKVDAKFGEYKPCSLTTEYDVPADAWYLIDGQMPPGIAVESGQSDLLLVALLGIDFKNKGVRKYRLLDGRLSFYGRLPQVGSTLRFDITIDRFVWQGDGLLFFFRYDGYVDGELALQLHSGCAGFFTEDELNAGGGVVIKQPPAAPLTLVKPLLPRVRDTLEKSDLVALSEGRIGEIFGPGSQHPESGSSIRLPPEMLLMIDRVTDIGSWQGEHYVMEAEKSFDADGWYYTSHFVDDPVLPGSLIAEGATQLLKVYLIANGMHQCFADGVFEPVTHREMQITVRGQITPDVKKVHYKLFIQESALLPRPYVIADVLIYDEHGKPLVRVSNLGLQVVEKPGVSVEPRFGDPTWFSGRKTKSGEKVVLNEMSMHHAAKGELRIGLGPEFSIYGEELRAPHIPNGCFQFVDRCLETTGTRGKLVPGAVMDTEYDAAADSWYFQENSHPHIPNFVVLESALQAAILNGYALGPTLKYPDKEYSIRNLDGTAVYLSDPDVRGTTIRHSQKLLSNAMVTDSILQNFDFNLKVDGQPFYQGQSSFGYFTKRALENQLGLDQGKLSKFWLEENSAKAEDIDLLSPASAHLFAGTADKPHWRLPPGHRFRLLHQASLVREGGKFGLGYVKGERTIDAGEWYFTNHFHRDPVMPGSLGLEAILQAMQLFAIRTGLDAGIANPRFGIAVGVPVNWRYRGQLLRTDKRMGLEVHIKEIRREGGGLVVIADTDLFNDRLRIYEALSMSISIKPA, from the coding sequence ATGAGCCGCATCGCGATCACCGCCCTGTCGCTCTGCTTTCCAGGCGCCAACGACCTGGACAGTTACTGGCGCAACCTCCTTGCAAAAAACGACTCCCGCTCGACGGGCGGGGTCAAGGACTTCCGGATCGACCCTTTCTATCTCAGGGATAGTCAGGAGGATGTCGATCAAGTCCGCTGGCTCCGTGGCGGCTTCGTCGATCTGGACGAGGTGACCAAGGAGCTTGCAGAAGACGCTGGCAACGGCCTCGATCTGCCTTGGAAATTGGCCCGGCGCGTCGCCGAAGAGGCCTTGCAGACCAGCAGGCTTGGTGAGCGCGTGGATCTGGGCCGGGTTGGCATGGTGCTCGGTAATTATACCTTCCCGACCTTTGCCTCCAACAATGCCGTTGTGCCGGTCTGGGAGCGGGAAATTGCCGCAGGGCTGGAAGAGGGGCTAGGAATTGCTCCGGGAACGCTTTCCGACCAGCCCTTGACGGCGCCGCCCGCCGAACATGGTGTGCTCAGCGCCGATGGCATCTATGCCGTAACACGAGGCTTGAGCCTCGGCGGCCCGAGCTTCAGCCTCGACGCCGCCTGCTCTTCCTCCCTCTACGCCATCGAACTTGCATCCAGTTATCTGCGAAGCGGACATGCGGATGCCATGCTGGCGGGCGGTGTTTGCCTGCCGGATCCCTGGCTGATCCATGTCTCCTTCGGCGATCTCGGCGCTTTCCCGGATAATGGCGTCAGCCAGCCCTTCGATAGCACGTCGGATGGCATCGTCACGGGCCAGGGCGCCAGCGTCGTCGTGTTGCGGCGGCTGGAAGATGCGCTGCGCGACAATGACATCATCCTCGCTGTCATCGAAAGTGTCGGCCTCTCCAATGACGGCACCGGCCAGCATATGCTTGTCCCCAACGCCGATGGCCAGCGGCTGGCCTATCAGCGCGCCTATGCCCGGACCGGCGTGCAGCCTGAAGAGATCGATTACGTCGAATGCCATGCCACGGGCACGCCGCTTGGCGACCGCACCGAACTGACATCGCTGCAACGCTTTTTTGGCGCGGATAAGCAGCATTTCCCACTGATCGGTTCGGTCAAGGCCAATGTCGGCCATCTTCTGACAGTGGCAGGCATGAGCAGTCTGGCCAAGGTTATCCTGGCCATGCAGGAAGGCACTATTCCGGCTACGCCCGGCATTGGAAAATTGCAAAAAAGCATGGACGCGCCGGGCATGGAGCAGCGGCTGGTTGTCGAAAACCAGAGCTGGCCGACACCGGCCGGCAAGCGTCACGCGGCCATTTCCGCCTTCGGCTTTGGCGGCACCAATGCGCATATGATCGTCTCCGATGACCGGACGCTGTTAGCCGAGCGGGCGAAGGAGGATAACGGCGCGGCAAAAACCCTCCAACCACCGCCGCTGGAAATCCGGGGCATGGCCGCTCATTACGGCAATGCCGCCAGCCTCCAGGCCTTTGAAGCGGCGTCTTCCGGCGGCGAACCTGTCTGGGCGGAACCGTCCAGCCGCCGCTGGCGCGGCGCGGCGATGACTGCCGATGCATCGCCTCAGGCTGCGATCAATGCCTATGATATCGATTTTCTACGCAATCGTATCCCGCCTGCGGAAACGGAAGCCTTCAACGCCCAGCAGGGACTGGTGCTGAAAGTGGCCAATGAGGCACTGTCCGACGCTGGATACGGTCGTATCGGCGAAAAGCGCTCCGCTCGCCCGGTGGCGGTACTTGTGGTGCTGGAACTGGATCTCAGCGCCCATCTGCGCCGGGGCCGCACGCTGGTGCCGGATTGGATCGATCAGGCGCTGGCCCGGCAAGGTCTTCACCTTAGTGAGGAAGAGCGCCAAGGCCTGATCGAGGCCTGCAAACGCGCTGTTTTGGGGCCGCTGCGCTCCACGGAAATCACCAGTTATATCGGCAATATCTGCGCCAGCCGTATTGCCTCGCAATGGAATTTCACCGGACCGGTCTTCACGCTTTCTGCCGGTATGCTCGGCGTTGCCTATGCCATGGAACAGGCCGGGTTGATGATTGCCGATGACAAGGCGGAGGCGGCGCTGATTGTCGCGGTCGATCTCAATGCCGGGCTGGAAGCCTATGCGCTGGAACAGGTCAGCTCTCCGGCTGCTAAATCCCAAGCTTCTAAATCTTTGGGTGATGGCGCAGGCGCGATCCTGCTGGCTCCTGCCGGTTTGGGTGCAGGCGCTGCACCCTATGCGGTTCTTGATCACATCTCCATCCGTCATGTGGGTAATGGTGAGGACAGTGCCGTTGCGGTTGCCCTGGCGACCATTGCCGATGGATACAGCCTTGATCTGATGGACATGGCCGGACAGGTCGGCGGCAATGGTGGAGAACTGGCGGCGGTTGCCGCCCATGCGCCCGGTGCCATCGTCTCCGGCGTTGAACATTTGAGCGGCCATTGCAAGGTTGCTCAACCGATGGCGGCTTTGATCCGGGCGGCGCTATGCCTGTCGGGCCGCTATCTTCCTGCCACGCCATCGGCCTGGCTGAATGCGGCGGCAAACCAGCCTCTGGCTGAGGCTGTCGAACAGGCCGGGCTCGGGCTTCTGGCTGAAAGCGTACCGTGGACACGCCAGGAAAGAAGCCGTCCGCTTGTGGCGGGCGTGGGCGCTGCTGGACCGTTCGGCAGCTACGCCGCCTTCCGTCTCAGCGAGGCGGTGGTGGAAACCCTGCGCCAGCCGGAAGCTGATTATCCACCCTTCCTGCCGGTCGCAGCCGAGAGCCGAGAAGTCCTGGTGGGTGTTCTGGCTACGGTCATCGCGGCACTTGAACAGGGAACGCCATGGCAGGCATTGCAAACCGAAGCCTTGGCCAATCTTCGTGAAAGGCCCAGTGAACGGGTGTTGGTCCTGTCCGGTCGAGATACGGCGCAATTACTGACCGAAGCGCGTCAGGCGCAGAAATTCCTGGGTGAAGGCCAGGGCGTCGAGTTCCAGACACCGGCTGGTAGCTATTTTACCGACCGGCCCCAGGGCGCAGATGGCAAGATCGCCTTCATGTATCCCGGCGGCTTCAACAGCTATCCGCATCTGGGACGGACGCTATTGCGCCGTTACCCGGACAGCCTGCGCGCTTTCGAGCAATTCGTCGATGATCCGGCGGCAACGCTCTGCCATGACCAGCTCTATCCGCGCCACAAGCCCGGGCAGGATGCGACCGTGCGACTGATGCAGACCGAAGCCGGGATGCAACAGGATATCGCGGCGATGATGAAAACCGGTGTCGGTTTTGCCCTGATGTATACCGCCTTGCTGCGGGACCAGTTCGGTGTGCAGGCCCATGGTGCGCTTGGCTATTCCATGGGCGAAGTCAGCATGTTGTTTGCCAATGGCATTTGGCCAATAGACCAGCATGGCTTGCGCAACGACCTGCCACTGTTTGAAACCTCGATTGGCGGTCCCCGTCAGGCGGTGCGTGACACATTCGATATTGGGCCTGATATCCGCGACAATCAGGTCTGGTCGAGTTATGTGCTGCTCGCCCCCGTGGAGACGGTGCGCGATGCGATTGCCCCCCGTGCCGATGTGTTCATCACCCATGTGAATGGCCCCAAGGAAGTGGTGATTGCCGGTCTGCCCGCAGCGGTAACAGCAGTGGTCAAGCAATTGGATGGCTATTCCGCCTATCGCAGCCCGGTCTCGCATGTCCTGCATGTGCCGTTGCTGCAAAGGGTCGCGCATCAGATTTCAGCCCTGCACGATCATCCGACCACAGCGCCACCGGACAATCTGCATCTTTATACCACCTCGACCTATGGGCGGATGACGGATTTCAGCCGTGAAGGCCTGTCACGCACCATTACCGATGTGATGTGTTCCGAGGTGGATTTCGTGCGGCTGGTCGATAAGGCCTATGACGATGGCTACCGGATCTTCATCGAATGCGGTCCTTCCGCCACATGCAGCCGCTGGGTGAATTCATGCCTTGCAGGTAGGGATTATCTGTCTGTTAACCTCAACCAGCGTGGCGCTGACGATGGGCGCAGCCTGCTTGCAGCTCTTGCTCGGCTGGTTTCTCACGGTGTCAGGGTCGATCTCTCCAGCCTTGTGCCTGGGGTGAAGGCCGAACGCTCCAAAACGGTTATCAGCCTGCAACCGGGCGGTGCCGCTCTGAGGGCGACGGCCAGCGATACGATCAGGCCGCTTGAAACCAAACCCGCTGTGGCGCAGCCATTTAAGCCCAGCACTGTAGCAAAGTCTGTTGCTTGGGGACCGACGGCAGCCTTCATCCTCGAAGGCAATAGCCTGGTCCACGAATTGTTGGATGACGACACCCAGGACGAAATCCAGCCGGACTATCAGCCAGCAAGACCAAGTCCCGGTCTTGCCTCTCTTTCCCCGAAACATGTCGAAGCGGATCAACCAGTCATGGCCAAGAATATGACCATCAGCCAGGATAAGTCTCAGCGCATCGCCCAGGCTGTCGAAGCCTTTTTGCAGCGCCAGCGCCTCGGCCATCAAACGTTCCTGCAAACCCAGTCCGACCTCGTGCAGATCTGGCGCGAGCATGCCGGAAATGGGGCAAATGGTGTACGGCCAGCTCAGCGCAGTCTGCCCCAACCGACAACCATCGATGCCGGGTCTGCCGTATTGGAGATCGATAGGCACCAGCCAGCGACCGTTGCGCCTGCGCCCGTGCGCATACCAGCGCCAGCACCCGTTGCCGCAGCCCCCGTGCTGCCCGCCAGCGCCCGTGAAAAACAGGAAAAGGGCTGGTTTCTGGATGAACAGGATCTATTGACCTTTGCCAGCGGCAAGGTCGCCGATGCCTTGGGCGCGCAATTTGCGCCCATCGATGATTATCCGGTCCGGGTTCGTCTGCCGGCGCCGCCCTATTTCTTCGTGTCGCGCGTCACCAAGGTTGATGCCAAGTTCGGGGAATACAAGCCTTGCTCGCTGACAACAGAATATGATGTTCCAGCCGACGCCTGGTATCTGATTGACGGTCAGATGCCGCCGGGCATTGCCGTGGAATCTGGCCAGTCCGATTTGCTGCTGGTCGCGTTGCTGGGCATTGATTTCAAGAACAAGGGTGTCCGCAAATACCGGCTTCTGGATGGGCGGTTGAGCTTTTACGGTCGCCTGCCGCAGGTAGGCAGCACGCTGCGCTTTGACATCACCATCGACCGGTTCGTCTGGCAGGGCGATGGCCTGCTGTTCTTCTTCCGCTATGACGGCTATGTCGATGGCGAACTGGCTCTGCAATTGCACAGCGGTTGCGCCGGTTTCTTCACCGAGGACGAGCTGAATGCCGGTGGTGGCGTTGTCATCAAACAGCCGCCCGCAGCCCCGCTCACCCTGGTCAAACCCCTTCTGCCACGGGTGCGTGACACGCTGGAAAAATCCGATCTGGTGGCACTGTCCGAGGGCCGGATCGGCGAGATTTTCGGCCCCGGTTCGCAGCATCCGGAAAGCGGCAGCTCCATTCGCCTGCCGCCCGAAATGCTGCTGATGATCGACCGCGTCACCGATATCGGCTCCTGGCAGGGCGAACACTATGTCATGGAGGCCGAAAAGAGCTTTGATGCCGATGGCTGGTATTATACCTCGCATTTCGTCGATGATCCGGTTCTGCCGGGGTCGCTGATTGCAGAAGGCGCAACGCAACTGCTCAAGGTCTATCTGATCGCCAATGGCATGCATCAATGCTTTGCCGATGGGGTGTTCGAGCCGGTCACCCACCGTGAAATGCAGATCACGGTCCGTGGCCAGATCACCCCTGACGTGAAAAAGGTCCATTACAAGCTGTTCATTCAGGAAAGCGCTCTGCTGCCGCGCCCCTATGTGATTGCCGATGTGCTGATCTATGATGAGCATGGCAAGCCGCTGGTGCGGGTCTCCAATCTGGGCTTGCAGGTGGTGGAAAAGCCTGGGGTCTCGGTCGAGCCGCGCTTTGGCGATCCGACCTGGTTCAGCGGACGCAAAACCAAGAGCGGTGAAAAGGTCGTGCTCAATGAAATGAGCATGCACCACGCCGCCAAGGGCGAATTGCGCATCGGTCTTGGCCCGGAATTCAGCATTTACGGCGAGGAATTGCGGGCACCGCATATTCCCAACGGTTGCTTCCAGTTTGTTGACCGCTGCCTGGAAACAACAGGCACGCGTGGCAAATTGGTGCCCGGTGCCGTGATGGATACTGAATATGATGCGGCTGCCGACAGCTGGTATTTCCAGGAAAACAGCCATCCGCATATCCCGAATTTCGTGGTGCTGGAATCGGCGCTTCAGGCCGCCATTCTCAATGGTTATGCGCTGGGGCCAACCCTGAAATACCCCGACAAGGAATATTCGATCCGCAATCTGGATGGTACGGCGGTCTATCTGTCCGACCCGGATGTGCGCGGCACGACGATCCGCCACAGCCAGAAACTGCTCAGCAATGCCATGGTGACGGATTCGATCCTGCAAAACTTCGACTTCAACCTGAAGGTCGATGGCCAGCCTTTCTACCAGGGCCAGTCTTCTTTCGGCTACTTCACCAAGCGGGCGCTGGAAAACCAGCTTGGCCTTGACCAGGGCAAGCTCAGCAAATTCTGGCTGGAGGAAAACAGCGCAAAAGCCGAGGACATCGACCTTTTGAGCCCGGCCTCCGCCCATCTGTTCGCCGGCACAGCGGACAAGCCCCATTGGCGTCTGCCGCCCGGCCATCGGTTCCGGCTGCTGCATCAGGCCAGCCTGGTACGCGAGGGCGGAAAGTTCGGCCTCGGCTATGTCAAGGGCGAGCGGACGATTGATGCGGGCGAATGGTATTTCACCAACCATTTCCACCGCGATCCGGTCATGCCCGGCTCGCTGGGATTGGAGGCGATCCTGCAAGCCATGCAGCTCTTTGCCATCCGCACCGGTCTGGATGCGGGGATTGCCAATCCGCGCTTCGGCATCGCGGTCGGCGTGCCGGTCAACTGGCGCTATCGCGGCCAATTGCTGCGCACCGACAAGCGCATGGGCCTGGAAGTGCATATCAAGGAAATCCGCCGGGAAGGCGGGGGTCTGGTGGTGATTGCCGATACCGATTTGTTCAATGACCGGCTGCGTATCTATGAAGCGCTGTCGATGAGCATTTCCATTAAACCGGCTTAA
- a CDS encoding PfaD family polyunsaturated fatty acid/polyketide biosynthesis protein yields MTINARFEDASATPDIVWDTPSIRRQLQNLDQPGSVVSDGTRLGVTSELEPLEAGFKVVCRYPALTPGALGDPDFLARYNLRFPYMAGAMANGIASPDLVIALAHQGFLASYGAGGVRLEQVDQALAKITSALQGAPFSVNLIHSPSEPAMENGLIDILLRYGVTIVEASAFMGLTPALVRYRALGLRRREDGGIDIRHRLIAKVSRSEVASVFMEPAPENILKKLLAQGALSEEQAALAAQVPIADDITAEADSGGHTDRRPLVVLLPILLRQAQKVAEKNGYAKPIRIGVGGGLGSPKAIAAAFATGAAYVVTGSVNQACQESGSSPSVRALLAKCGFADTTMAPAADMFELGVELQVLKRGTLFASRAKMLYDLYRRYDSLDALPEPVVQELEQKLFKQSLADVWRMTADYFVGRDPKQVTEAEADPKRKMALVFRAYLGKASHWANAGEEGRQIDYQIWSGPAIGDFNEWTAGTYLEQPEGRRVVDVATHLLQGAAFETRLHWLAMAGVRFPHPMSYEIAPL; encoded by the coding sequence ATGACAATCAATGCACGATTTGAAGACGCCTCCGCAACGCCCGATATTGTCTGGGATACCCCGTCAATCCGTCGGCAATTGCAGAACCTGGACCAGCCCGGCTCGGTGGTCAGCGATGGCACCCGGCTTGGGGTGACCTCGGAACTGGAGCCGTTGGAAGCCGGTTTCAAAGTGGTCTGCCGCTATCCCGCCCTGACGCCGGGTGCGCTGGGGGACCCGGATTTCCTGGCGCGCTACAATCTGCGCTTCCCCTATATGGCAGGCGCGATGGCCAATGGCATCGCCTCGCCGGATCTGGTTATTGCGCTGGCACACCAGGGCTTTCTGGCAAGCTATGGCGCAGGCGGTGTTCGGCTGGAGCAGGTCGATCAGGCACTGGCCAAGATTACCTCGGCGCTCCAGGGTGCGCCGTTTTCAGTCAATCTCATCCATAGCCCCAGCGAACCGGCCATGGAAAACGGCCTGATCGATATTCTGCTGCGCTATGGTGTCACCATTGTCGAAGCCTCCGCTTTCATGGGGTTGACGCCTGCACTGGTGCGTTACCGGGCGCTTGGCCTGCGCCGCCGGGAGGATGGCGGCATCGATATCCGCCATCGGCTGATCGCCAAGGTTTCTCGCTCGGAAGTGGCCTCGGTCTTCATGGAGCCAGCGCCGGAAAACATCTTGAAAAAGCTGCTGGCCCAAGGTGCGCTCAGCGAGGAACAGGCCGCATTGGCTGCCCAGGTGCCGATTGCCGACGACATTACGGCTGAAGCCGATTCCGGTGGGCATACCGACCGCAGACCGCTGGTCGTGCTGCTGCCGATCCTGCTGCGGCAGGCGCAGAAAGTGGCCGAGAAAAACGGGTATGCCAAGCCGATCCGCATCGGTGTCGGCGGCGGGCTTGGCTCGCCCAAGGCAATTGCCGCCGCCTTTGCGACGGGTGCCGCCTATGTGGTGACCGGTTCGGTCAATCAGGCATGTCAGGAATCCGGCTCATCGCCTTCGGTGCGCGCCCTTCTGGCCAAATGCGGCTTTGCCGATACCACCATGGCGCCCGCCGCCGACATGTTCGAGCTGGGCGTGGAGTTGCAGGTCTTGAAGCGTGGCACGCTGTTCGCCAGCCGCGCCAAGATGCTCTACGATCTCTATCGCCGCTATGACAGTCTGGATGCCCTGCCGGAACCGGTGGTGCAGGAGCTGGAGCAGAAGCTGTTCAAGCAAAGCCTTGCCGATGTCTGGCGGATGACGGCGGATTATTTTGTCGGCCGCGACCCCAAACAGGTCACGGAGGCGGAAGCCGATCCGAAACGCAAGATGGCACTGGTGTTTCGCGCCTATCTCGGCAAGGCATCTCATTGGGCCAATGCCGGGGAAGAGGGACGTCAGATCGACTATCAGATCTGGAGCGGCCCGGCGATTGGTGACTTCAATGAATGGACGGCGGGCACCTATCTGGAACAGCCGGAGGGACGCCGCGTGGTGGATGTCGCCACCCATCTGTTGCAGGGCGCGGCCTTTGAGACGCGGCTGCATTGGCTGGCCATGGCGGGTGTCCGTTTCCCCCATCCGATGTCCTATGAGATTGCGCCGCTATGA
- a CDS encoding acyl-CoA dehydrogenase family protein: MTTSASYLNRLRVLLGDPLEDEHPFSFATAVKADLDGDSLDLQAKALIESGFIRQIIPAHWNTGGELVDLEAVLEMARLLAGRNPSLMPRLMYSIGAITVLDLAGTEAQRKTLSDWLLAGHSVALAVNEPGIRSDLINNQTKAERQGDWYVINGRKWLVGQAEKARALMVMAKTGAGGPAAFSLFLIDRQPQWESTLPHPRAELSGMRGIDVADVDIDVACVNAANRVGGEGEGIELVFRAESVIKLLSIGAMLGPCESALRLTYGEIAKQANGGHPHQHFLLAGAYADYRIMDSVAKAAARFASFRPQHFPVAAAVAKQIAQEFSSRIFTSLMAALGARSVLAEEPVSAILQKLRRDGEVAQYMDINPQVNLGMLANQLPSLAKRRAKLEPGLADALFSQLQAELSPSSPCPAMVLAKVPMLNRAGEPLTDLLPGLADRFAKAASEQDRAVVDALHEAEARFASLEEGMAELLALRQGERPEAVNAGAQFARLYAVSCCALSALAEGGDALLPFMLQRLLAGDRYAFSGEDQFYQAAWHSLADAMGAGEEVYDDERRHAAV, translated from the coding sequence ATGACAACATCTGCCTCCTATCTTAACCGGTTGCGGGTGCTGTTGGGCGATCCGCTTGAAGACGAACACCCCTTTTCCTTCGCCACTGCCGTGAAAGCCGATCTTGACGGCGATAGTCTCGACCTCCAGGCCAAGGCTCTGATCGAATCCGGTTTTATCCGGCAGATTATTCCCGCCCATTGGAATACGGGCGGGGAATTGGTGGATCTGGAAGCGGTGCTTGAAATGGCGCGCCTTCTGGCGGGTCGTAATCCATCGCTCATGCCCCGGCTGATGTATTCCATCGGAGCAATCACGGTGCTCGATCTGGCTGGCACCGAGGCGCAGCGCAAGACCCTGTCGGACTGGCTGCTTGCGGGCCACAGCGTTGCCCTTGCCGTCAACGAACCCGGAATTCGCAGCGATCTGATCAACAACCAGACGAAGGCGGAACGTCAGGGTGACTGGTATGTGATCAATGGCCGCAAATGGCTGGTTGGTCAGGCCGAAAAGGCGCGAGCCTTGATGGTCATGGCCAAGACGGGTGCAGGCGGACCGGCGGCCTTCTCGCTGTTTCTGATCGACCGGCAACCGCAATGGGAATCCACTCTGCCACATCCGCGCGCAGAACTGTCCGGCATGCGAGGCATCGATGTCGCCGATGTCGATATCGACGTGGCCTGCGTCAATGCAGCTAACCGGGTGGGTGGCGAAGGCGAAGGCATCGAACTGGTGTTTCGCGCCGAATCCGTCATCAAGCTTCTGTCGATCGGTGCCATGCTCGGCCCCTGCGAGAGCGCCTTGAGGCTCACCTATGGGGAGATAGCCAAACAGGCCAATGGCGGCCATCCGCACCAGCATTTCCTGCTGGCCGGTGCCTATGCCGATTACCGGATCATGGACAGCGTTGCCAAGGCTGCGGCCCGCTTCGCGTCTTTCCGCCCTCAGCATTTTCCCGTGGCGGCGGCGGTTGCCAAGCAGATCGCCCAGGAATTCAGCAGCCGGATTTTCACCAGCCTGATGGCAGCATTGGGTGCCCGGTCCGTCCTGGCGGAGGAGCCAGTCTCGGCGATCCTTCAGAAATTGCGGCGCGACGGTGAAGTGGCGCAATATATGGATATCAATCCGCAGGTTAACCTCGGCATGCTGGCCAATCAATTGCCCAGTCTGGCCAAGCGCCGCGCCAAACTGGAACCTGGTCTTGCCGATGCGCTGTTTTCGCAATTGCAGGCGGAATTGTCACCGTCTTCGCCTTGCCCAGCCATGGTGCTTGCCAAGGTGCCGATGCTGAACAGGGCTGGCGAGCCGTTGACGGATCTGTTGCCCGGCCTTGCTGATCGCTTTGCCAAGGCGGCATCCGAGCAAGATCGTGCGGTGGTGGACGCGCTCCATGAGGCAGAAGCACGCTTTGCCAGCCTGGAAGAGGGCATGGCTGAACTGCTGGCCCTGCGCCAGGGCGAAAGGCCGGAAGCCGTCAATGCCGGGGCGCAATTTGCACGGCTCTATGCCGTGTCCTGTTGCGCGCTGTCGGCACTGGCTGAGGGCGGGGATGCGCTTCTACCCTTCATGTTGCAACGCCTGTTGGCCGGTGATCGCTATGCCTTCAGCGGAGAAGATCAGTTCTACCAGGCGGCCTGGCATAGTCTCGCTGACGCTATGGGGGCCGGTGAAGAGGTTTACGACGATGAAAGACGGCACGCTGCGGTTTAG